Below is a genomic region from Bordetella pertussis 18323.
CGTACCAGGCGCCGGTAGGCAGGCGCACGACGTCCTCGCGGATATCCGTGGACAGGGTCGCCGCCGCGAGGCACGATCCGCGCGGGCTGTAGATGCGCACGATGTCTCCCTCGCCGATCTCCCTGGCGCGCGCGAGCGCCGGATGCAGCGTGCAGACCTCGCGGCCCTCCCGCTTCGATGCCTGGCTGTAACCGCCGTAGTCGAACTGGCTGTGCAATTTGTTGGCAGGCTGGTTGGCGACGAGATAGAGCGGGTAGGCCGCCGAGACGGGGTCGGCGGGAGGCAGCCAGGCCGGGTGCCCGGGGCAATCGTCATAGCCGAACGCCGCGATCTGTGCCGAGGCGATCTGTATCCGGCCGCTCGGCGTGGGCAACGGGTGTGCCGCAGGGTCCAGCCGGAATGCCCGTTGCGCGCCGCCATCGTCCGGGCGCTGGGGCAGCCTGAGCTCGCCCTTCTCCCAGAACGCGTCGAACGACGGCGCGTCGAGGCCTTTGGCTGCCAGCTGCTCGCGGGTTGCCGCGTAGATCCATTGCAGCCAATCGGACGCCGAGCGCCCTTCGGTCATTGCGGCGCCGCAACCCATGCGCTGCGCCAGGTCGCTGAAAATATCGTAATCGTTCCTGGCATCGGCGTAAGGCGGGACGACCTGCTGCATCGCGACCATCAGATCGTCGGTCGGCGAGGCGCCGATATCGTCGCGCTCCAGTGTCATGGTGCAAGGCAGGACGATGTCGGCATGCCTGGCGGTCGCGGTCCAGCCGATTTCGTGGACGACGAAGGTGTCGAGCCGCTGGAATGCCTGGGCCAGGCGGCCGAGGTCCTGGTGATGGTGGAAGGGATTGCCGCCGGCCCAGTACGCGAGCCGGATATGCGGGTAGCGCAGCGTCCTGCCGTTGTATGGGAACGTCTCGCCTGGCGAAAGCAGCATATCGGCGATGCGCGCGCAGGGGATGAAGCGTTTCTCGTGGTTGGCGCCTTGTGGCAGCGCCGCGATCGATACGGCATTCTTGCGCCGCCCGTACTTGGAGATCGAGCCCAGCGCATAACTGTATCCGCCGCCTTCCAGTCCCACTTGCCCCAGCAGCGCGGCGAGCACCAGGCCCATCCAGACCGGCTGTTCGCCATGGTCTGCGCGCTGCAGGGAGTGGGCCACGGTCACGAGGACCCGCTTGCCCGCCAGTCCCAGGGCGAGCTCCGTGATGGCCGCAGCGTCGATGCCGCACAGGGCGGCTGCCCATGCCGCGTTCTTGGCCAGGCCATCGGCGCGGCCGAGCAGATAGTCTTCGAATACCGGCCAGCCGTCGCAGAAATCGACGACGAAATCCCGGTCATGCAGGCCCGCTGCGACCAGCGTGTGCGCGATGCCCAACATCAGCGCGACATCCGTGCCCGGCACCACCGGCAGCCAGGTCGCGGCCGCCTCCGTGGGCAGATCGTCCCGTTGCGGGCCTATCGTATAGAAGCGGCAGCCGCGTCCGGCGGCCTGCGCCATGGCCTGGCGTTCGATGTGCCGGCTGACGCCGCCGGCGGCCACGCGCGAGTTCTTCAGCGCCATGCCCCCAAATGCCAGCACGACGTCGGTATGCCGGGTGATCTGTTCCCAGGAGACGTTGCACAGCGTGACTTCGTCGAAGCCGCCAACCACGTGCGGAAGCACCACCTGCGCGGCACCCGAACTGTATGAATGGACCGAGCGGACATAGCCGCCCAACGCGACATTGAGAAAACGATGCAGCTGGCTTTGCGCATGGTGGAAGCGCCCCGCGCTGGACCATCCGTATGAGCCGCCAAACACGCCGGCGGTGCCATGGTGATCGACCACGCGGCGCAATTTACGGGCAAGACGATCCAGTATCTCGTCCCACGACATCGGCACATAGTCGTCGCTGCCGCGCCGGGTGTCCGGCCCGGGGCCGTCGCGCAGCCAGCCCAGCCTGGCCATC
It encodes:
- a CDS encoding molybdopterin-dependent oxidoreductase, which produces MKERDTNAARPDGEPPVQWRRHSSHWGVFDAAHTGDRLKVRPFAGDPDPNRLIENLPDAIRHGVRVPEPMARLGWLRDGPGPDTRRGSDDYVPMSWDEILDRLARKLRRVVDHHGTAGVFGGSYGWSSAGRFHHAQSQLHRFLNVALGGYVRSVHSYSSGAAQVVLPHVVGGFDEVTLCNVSWEQITRHTDVVLAFGGMALKNSRVAAGGVSRHIERQAMAQAAGRGCRFYTIGPQRDDLPTEAAATWLPVVPGTDVALMLGIAHTLVAAGLHDRDFVVDFCDGWPVFEDYLLGRADGLAKNAAWAAALCGIDAAAITELALGLAGKRVLVTVAHSLQRADHGEQPVWMGLVLAALLGQVGLEGGGYSYALGSISKYGRRKNAVSIAALPQGANHEKRFIPCARIADMLLSPGETFPYNGRTLRYPHIRLAYWAGGNPFHHHQDLGRLAQAFQRLDTFVVHEIGWTATARHADIVLPCTMTLERDDIGASPTDDLMVAMQQVVPPYADARNDYDIFSDLAQRMGCGAAMTEGRSASDWLQWIYAATREQLAAKGLDAPSFDAFWEKGELRLPQRPDDGGAQRAFRLDPAAHPLPTPSGRIQIASAQIAAFGYDDCPGHPAWLPPADPVSAAYPLYLVANQPANKLHSQFDYGGYSQASKREGREVCTLHPALARAREIGEGDIVRIYSPRGSCLAAATLSTDIREDVVRLPTGAWYDPEQDERGLPMCVHGNPNAVTRDAGTSSLAQGCSGQLTAVQIEKYLGPLRDVRAYCPPAIATRPGPPGPLAPPAG